In Providencia rettgeri, the following proteins share a genomic window:
- the sbcB gene encoding exodeoxyribonuclease I produces the protein MVKTLQDNKKQPTFFIHDYETFGKRPALDRPAQFAGVRTDLDFNIIEEPEVFYCAPADDYLPQPEAVMITGITPQVALSQGVNEAEFAKRIHAAFSVPNTCIMGYNNIRFDDEVTRNIFYRNFYDPYAYSWQQGNSRWDLLDALRACFALRPEGIQWPENEDGLPSMRLEHLTKANGVAHENAHDAMSDVLATINMAKLLKAAQPRMFDYFYQLRNKNKISQLIDIVEITPLVHVSGMFGALRSYVSLVAPLAWHPDNKNAVIMCDLSADISPLIELDVQQLRTRLYTPKAELAGESPVPVKLVHINKCPILAPEKTLRPEDAQRTGVDRDLCMRNLEILRKTPDIRNKLIELFSEPQIFAESDDVDTQIYNGFFGTSDRSTMDIIRETSPQNLPALELSFEDKRLKELFFRYKARNYPATLSYDEQQRWLQHRRDYFNEERLTDYMQQIQQLLVEHQHDEKRCQQLKALINYARDLAS, from the coding sequence ATGGTGAAAACGTTGCAAGATAATAAAAAACAACCTACTTTTTTTATTCATGACTATGAAACCTTTGGTAAACGCCCTGCTCTCGATAGGCCTGCGCAATTTGCAGGCGTTCGTACCGACCTTGATTTTAATATCATTGAAGAACCTGAGGTTTTTTATTGCGCTCCGGCTGATGATTATTTACCACAGCCAGAAGCCGTCATGATCACAGGGATCACCCCACAGGTAGCATTATCTCAAGGCGTTAATGAAGCCGAGTTTGCTAAACGAATTCATGCAGCTTTTAGTGTCCCTAATACCTGTATTATGGGTTACAACAATATCCGTTTCGATGATGAAGTTACCCGTAATATTTTTTACCGAAATTTTTACGACCCATATGCTTATAGCTGGCAACAAGGAAATTCGCGTTGGGATTTGCTCGATGCTTTGCGGGCCTGTTTTGCGCTTCGTCCTGAAGGCATTCAATGGCCAGAAAATGAAGATGGCCTACCGAGTATGCGTTTAGAACATTTGACCAAAGCAAATGGGGTTGCTCATGAAAATGCTCACGATGCAATGTCTGACGTTTTAGCCACTATTAATATGGCAAAACTGTTGAAAGCTGCTCAACCGCGAATGTTCGACTATTTTTATCAGTTAAGAAATAAAAACAAAATAAGCCAACTTATTGATATTGTAGAAATAACACCATTAGTTCATGTGTCTGGTATGTTTGGCGCATTGCGTTCTTATGTTAGTTTAGTTGCACCTCTTGCTTGGCATCCTGACAACAAAAATGCCGTCATTATGTGTGATTTATCTGCCGATATCTCCCCCTTAATTGAGTTAGATGTTCAACAGTTACGTACTCGCTTATATACACCTAAAGCCGAACTGGCTGGCGAGTCTCCTGTTCCTGTAAAATTAGTGCATATTAATAAATGCCCTATTTTAGCGCCAGAAAAGACACTGCGCCCAGAAGATGCACAGCGAACTGGTGTTGACCGTGACTTATGTATGCGCAATCTGGAAATCTTACGTAAAACTCCTGACATTCGTAACAAACTAATTGAGTTATTTAGCGAACCTCAAATATTCGCAGAGTCCGATGATGTCGATACACAAATTTATAATGGTTTCTTCGGTACTTCTGACCGTTCGACCATGGATATTATTCGTGAAACATCCCCACAGAACTTGCCTGCATTGGAATTAAGTTTTGAAGATAAGCGTTTGAAAGAACTGTTTTTTCGATATAAAGCACGTAATTACCCTGCAACACTATCTTATGATGAGCAGCAACGCTGGTTACAGCACCGTAGGGACTACTTTAATGAAGAACGTTTAACAGACTATATGCAACAAATACAGCAACTGCTTGTAGAACATCAACATGATGAAAAGCGTTGTCAGCAATTAAAAGCATTGATTAATTATGCGAGAGATCTCGCCAGTTAA
- a CDS encoding ligand-gated channel protein, producing MVVFNKRKVAISIIAAIAAAPAFADDSNDKIYVTTASGYQQKIEDAPASISVVTREQLETKAYRDVTDALKDVPGVLVTGGGSSSDISIRGMDAKYTMILIDGKRVDTRSTRPNSDGSGIEQGWLPPLPAIERIEVVRGPMSSLYGSDAMGGVINIITRRVQQEWTTSLRADATITERKNSGNTGQGSFYTSGPLIDGLLGVKLQGQYSHRGEDKIINGFNRQIMASGGATVSLTPDDKNTFDAEFKRDNQHRDDREGYTSKRGDGSGFSKYELTHMALTHTGIYDIASTDTYVQYDETKNPGRKMTAEDLVFRNQSVFLLGDHSLSIGGQYRKEKLKDEGNKFKQYNQLERYSWALFAEDEWLMTNDFALTGGIRMDKDENYGSHWTPRLYGVWHADEQWTIKGGVTTGYKAPSLRESSANWGQATGGRAGNAVIYGNPDLKPEKSITEEIGVIWNNQDNITAGITIYNTDFKDKITEVRRCEENSSTVRACTVPQDGEGDKPGKPYRFISDKANVDKARMRGVELTFNWRIVDDLSFAANYTYTDTEQKSGVNKGKPLNKQPKHMANSTLTWQTTEDLETWTRMNFRGKTSEYQGRGQKMASGTASYALFDLGASYQLNKNANIVGGVYNVLDRRIDNATYGAELEGRRYNIGINYNF from the coding sequence ATGGTTGTTTTTAATAAAAGAAAAGTGGCAATTAGCATAATTGCGGCTATCGCTGCGGCACCTGCATTTGCTGATGACAGTAATGATAAAATCTATGTGACAACCGCATCAGGTTATCAACAGAAAATTGAAGATGCACCTGCGTCTATTTCTGTAGTCACTCGCGAACAACTCGAAACTAAAGCTTATCGTGATGTAACTGACGCATTAAAAGATGTACCGGGTGTTTTAGTCACCGGTGGCGGCAGTAGCTCTGATATTAGCATCCGTGGTATGGATGCAAAATACACCATGATTTTAATCGATGGTAAACGTGTAGATACACGCAGCACACGCCCAAATAGTGACGGTTCAGGTATTGAGCAAGGTTGGTTACCACCATTACCAGCGATCGAGCGTATTGAAGTGGTACGCGGCCCAATGTCATCGCTGTACGGTTCAGATGCGATGGGTGGGGTTATCAATATTATCACTCGCCGTGTGCAACAAGAGTGGACGACCAGTTTACGGGCAGATGCCACAATTACAGAACGCAAAAATTCCGGTAATACAGGGCAAGGCAGCTTCTATACATCAGGTCCATTAATTGATGGTTTGCTAGGTGTAAAACTACAAGGCCAATATTCACATCGTGGTGAAGATAAAATTATTAATGGCTTTAACCGCCAAATTATGGCAAGTGGCGGAGCGACGGTATCGTTAACTCCAGATGACAAAAATACCTTCGATGCAGAGTTCAAACGTGATAACCAACACCGTGATGACCGTGAAGGTTATACCAGCAAAAGAGGTGACGGTAGCGGTTTTAGCAAATATGAATTGACTCATATGGCATTAACCCATACGGGTATTTATGATATTGCCTCAACAGATACCTATGTTCAATACGATGAGACAAAAAACCCAGGCCGTAAAATGACGGCAGAAGACCTTGTTTTCCGTAATCAAAGCGTTTTTTTACTGGGGGATCATAGTTTAAGTATTGGCGGTCAATATCGTAAAGAGAAGTTGAAAGACGAAGGTAATAAATTCAAACAGTATAATCAGCTTGAACGATACAGCTGGGCGTTATTTGCAGAAGATGAATGGTTAATGACGAATGATTTTGCATTAACGGGCGGTATCCGTATGGATAAAGACGAAAACTACGGTTCACACTGGACTCCGCGTCTGTATGGTGTATGGCATGCTGATGAACAGTGGACCATTAAAGGCGGGGTAACTACAGGTTATAAAGCACCAAGCTTACGTGAATCGTCTGCAAACTGGGGACAAGCAACAGGCGGTAGAGCAGGAAATGCCGTTATTTATGGTAATCCTGATTTGAAACCAGAGAAAAGTATTACTGAAGAAATTGGTGTTATTTGGAATAACCAAGATAATATTACTGCAGGGATAACTATCTATAACACTGACTTTAAAGATAAAATTACTGAAGTTAGGCGTTGTGAAGAAAATAGTAGCACAGTAAGAGCATGTACAGTACCTCAAGATGGTGAAGGTGATAAACCTGGAAAACCATATCGTTTTATTAGTGACAAAGCAAACGTTGATAAAGCAAGAATGCGCGGTGTTGAACTAACTTTCAACTGGCGTATTGTGGATGACTTAAGCTTCGCAGCTAACTACACTTATACAGATACTGAACAAAAAAGTGGTGTAAATAAAGGTAAGCCATTAAATAAACAGCCTAAACATATGGCTAATTCTACACTGACATGGCAAACCACTGAAGATTTAGAAACGTGGACGCGTATGAATTTCCGCGGTAAAACCTCTGAGTACCAAGGCCGTGGACAAAAAATGGCAAGTGGTACAGCATCTTATGCTTTATTTGATTTAGGTGCGAGTTATCAGCTTAACAAGAACGCAAACATTGTTGGTGGTGTCTATAACGTCTTAGATCGCCGAATCGATAATGCGACTTACGGCGCTGAATTAGAAGGCCGTCGTTACAATATCGGTATCAACTACAACTTCTAA
- a CDS encoding APC family permease, whose product MQNNTPIPLDIGHNQTGANNRVQLAKTLTLVQVVMIGIAYIQPMTIFDTFGMVSDKTGGHVPTSYIIALAAILFTALSYGKLVKRFPSAGSAYTYAQKSMSPHIGFLVGWTSLLSYIFMPMINILLAKIYLQDIFPNVEPAIFVVGLVILMTAANLRGINVIANLSTVIAIIQVGVMVVFTGLVIHGVSNGEGTGEIWTFNPFANEKTEMIPLIAGATILCFSFLGFDGLSSLSEETPNAGKVIPRAIFLTALIGGVIFITVSFFLQQYFPDVSRFKNINETQPDIMRFVAGTFFQSIILVFSCVTVLASGMAAHAGSARLMYVMGRDGVFPEKVFGYVSPTWRTPAYNVLLVGFLALGAIWFEMDFATALINFGALIAFTFVNISVISQFFIRERRMTGFKNILNYLILPVIGTLTVCVLWLNIEEDSMVYGLIWTAVGLVYMAVLTRMFKRPMPQMSDI is encoded by the coding sequence GTGCAAAATAATACGCCAATTCCATTAGACATCGGTCACAATCAAACGGGTGCGAATAACCGCGTACAACTTGCAAAAACCTTAACATTGGTGCAAGTGGTCATGATCGGTATTGCGTATATCCAGCCAATGACGATATTTGATACCTTCGGAATGGTGTCAGATAAAACCGGTGGACATGTTCCAACTTCATACATTATTGCACTTGCTGCGATACTGTTTACTGCTCTGAGCTACGGTAAATTGGTGAAACGTTTCCCATCAGCCGGTTCAGCGTACACTTATGCCCAAAAATCAATGAGCCCACATATTGGCTTCTTGGTGGGCTGGACATCCTTGCTGTCCTATATTTTTATGCCAATGATCAACATATTATTGGCTAAAATTTATTTACAAGATATTTTCCCTAATGTGGAACCGGCAATCTTCGTTGTTGGGCTGGTTATTTTAATGACTGCAGCCAACTTACGTGGGATTAACGTAATTGCAAACTTAAGTACCGTCATTGCCATCATTCAAGTGGGTGTCATGGTGGTGTTTACGGGGCTTGTGATCCACGGTGTTTCTAACGGTGAAGGAACGGGAGAAATTTGGACTTTTAACCCATTTGCTAATGAAAAAACGGAAATGATCCCACTCATTGCTGGGGCAACAATCCTCTGTTTCTCATTCTTAGGTTTTGACGGGTTAAGTTCACTCTCAGAAGAAACACCGAATGCTGGTAAAGTTATTCCTCGCGCTATTTTCTTAACCGCGTTAATCGGTGGGGTTATCTTTATTACGGTTTCGTTCTTCTTACAGCAATACTTCCCTGATGTATCACGCTTTAAGAATATTAATGAAACACAGCCAGATATTATGCGTTTTGTTGCTGGTACATTCTTCCAGTCAATCATTCTGGTGTTCTCATGTGTTACCGTATTAGCATCAGGCATGGCCGCTCATGCAGGTAGTGCGCGTTTAATGTATGTTATGGGACGTGATGGGGTATTCCCAGAAAAAGTCTTTGGCTACGTAAGCCCAACATGGCGCACCCCGGCATACAACGTATTATTGGTTGGCTTTTTGGCATTAGGCGCTATTTGGTTTGAAATGGATTTTGCGACAGCATTAATTAACTTTGGTGCACTAATCGCGTTTACCTTTGTAAATATTTCGGTCATTAGCCAATTCTTTATTCGTGAACGCCGCATGACAGGCTTCAAAAATATCCTAAACTACTTGATCCTGCCTGTTATTGGTACACTGACAGTGTGTGTGTTATGGCTGAATATAGAAGAAGACTCAATGGTTTATGGGTTGATCTGGACAGCAGTTGGTTTGGTCTATATGGCGGTGCTGACACGTATGTTTAAGCGGCCTATGCCACAGATGAGCGACATCTAG
- the dld gene encoding D-lactate dehydrogenase, translated as MNDAKKPENQRLLLTLRNIVGKKNILTEPHKTERYRKGFRSGMGDAIAVVFPTTLLEQWYVFKACVEADKIVLMQAANTGLTEGSTPSGYDYDRDIVIISTLKLNQIQVLPEFNQVVAMPGSTLYDLEKILKPLGREPHSLIGSSCIGASVVGGICNSSGGSLVRRGPAYTELALYGRVNDDGKVELVNHLGIDLGNTPEEILTNLQNRGYSSEDVQVSDKLASDHEYAERVRDVDADTPSRFNADERRLFEASGCAGKLAVFAVRLDTFPADKRTQVFYIGSNNPDVLEDIRRYILSEFKNLPVAGEYMHRGCFDIAEVYGKDTFLMIDKFGTDKMPMFFTLKGRIDAVLNKVPFLPSNLIDRTMQVLSKLWPSHLPPRMKEFRDRYEHHLMLKMAGDGIDEAKVWLKSYFSNADGGYFECTPEEGAKAFLHRFAAAGSAVRYHAVHNKDVEDVLPLDIALRRNDRNWFETLPPEIEKLLVHKLYCGHFMCHVMHQDYVLKKGVDPKELKEKMLALLDERGAQYPAEHNVGHLYKAPEQLKSFYKQSDPTNTMNPGLGKTTKRKNWEGDCGCGHTHDQ; from the coding sequence ATGAATGATGCAAAGAAACCTGAGAATCAACGGTTATTACTGACGCTTAGGAATATTGTTGGCAAAAAAAATATTTTAACAGAGCCACATAAAACAGAACGTTACCGTAAAGGCTTCCGCTCTGGTATGGGCGATGCAATCGCAGTTGTATTTCCAACAACATTGCTTGAACAGTGGTATGTCTTCAAGGCGTGTGTTGAAGCAGATAAAATTGTGCTGATGCAAGCGGCTAATACAGGGTTAACCGAAGGGTCAACTCCGAGTGGTTATGATTATGATCGCGATATCGTCATCATTAGCACCTTGAAACTAAACCAAATTCAAGTTTTACCTGAGTTTAACCAAGTTGTTGCGATGCCAGGAAGTACTTTGTACGATCTGGAAAAAATTCTGAAACCATTAGGGCGCGAGCCGCACTCTTTGATTGGTTCTTCATGTATTGGTGCCTCGGTTGTCGGTGGTATTTGCAACAGTTCTGGTGGTTCATTGGTGCGCAGAGGCCCTGCCTATACTGAATTGGCTCTGTATGGGCGAGTGAATGATGATGGCAAAGTAGAGCTTGTCAATCACCTCGGTATTGATTTGGGGAATACGCCAGAAGAGATCCTGACGAATTTACAAAATCGTGGTTATAGCAGCGAAGACGTGCAAGTGAGCGATAAACTAGCGTCTGACCATGAATATGCGGAACGCGTTCGTGATGTCGATGCCGATACACCGTCACGTTTCAATGCGGATGAACGACGTCTATTTGAAGCTTCTGGCTGCGCGGGTAAACTAGCGGTATTTGCTGTTCGTTTAGATACCTTCCCAGCAGATAAAAGAACACAAGTATTTTATATTGGTTCTAACAATCCAGATGTTTTGGAAGATATACGTCGTTATATTCTGAGTGAATTTAAAAACCTGCCAGTTGCAGGGGAATATATGCATCGTGGTTGTTTCGATATTGCAGAGGTTTATGGTAAAGATACCTTTTTAATGATTGATAAATTCGGTACTGACAAAATGCCAATGTTTTTCACTCTTAAAGGGCGTATTGATGCAGTATTAAATAAAGTCCCATTCCTACCATCAAATCTGATTGACCGTACCATGCAGGTTCTCAGTAAATTATGGCCTTCCCACTTACCGCCTCGCATGAAAGAGTTCCGTGATCGTTATGAACACCATTTAATGTTGAAAATGGCTGGAGACGGCATTGATGAAGCTAAAGTTTGGCTAAAATCTTATTTTTCAAACGCAGATGGCGGCTATTTTGAATGTACGCCAGAAGAGGGCGCAAAAGCCTTTTTGCACCGCTTTGCTGCTGCGGGTTCTGCGGTTCGTTATCATGCTGTTCATAATAAAGATGTGGAAGATGTATTGCCTCTCGATATTGCATTGCGTCGTAATGATAGAAATTGGTTTGAAACATTACCACCAGAAATTGAAAAATTATTAGTTCATAAATTATACTGCGGTCATTTTATGTGCCATGTTATGCACCAAGACTATGTCTTGAAAAAAGGCGTTGACCCGAAAGAACTAAAAGAAAAAATGTTAGCGTTATTAGATGAACGAGGCGCTCAATATCCGGCTGAACATAACGTCGGTCATTTATATAAAGCACCTGAGCAACTGAAATCATTCTATAAGCAATCTGATCCCACAAACACAATGAATCCAGGTTTAGGTAAAACAACGAAACGGAAAAATTGGGAAGGAGATTGTGGCTGTGGTCATACTCATGACCAGTAA
- a CDS encoding FecCD family ABC transporter permease has product MSMTSEPIVVAEKSAIQADDNVKIHYQNMLRRRLTWLGVIVAAILLSLVIDFTLGPSGLSLERLWQTLMTPEVVDAGTRVIVWDIRLPYALMAVVIGMSLGLAGAEMQTILNNPLASPFTLGVSNAAAFGAALAIVSGIAIPGVPDQWVISANAFIFALLAALMLDAVTRWTRVATSGVVLFGIALVFTFNALVSMMQFIATEDTLQGLVFWTMGSLSKATWVKLGVMALVFALIFPIAMMSSWKLTALRLGEDRAISFGIDVRRLRLTTLLRISILSALAVAFVGPIAFIGLVAPHIARLIFGEDHRFYLPASALIGALILSMASIASKNIIPGVIIPVGIVTSLVGVPFFLSIILRHRGNVS; this is encoded by the coding sequence ATGAGTATGACGAGCGAGCCAATAGTTGTGGCTGAAAAATCAGCGATTCAGGCTGACGATAATGTAAAAATACATTATCAAAATATGTTACGTCGTCGGTTGACTTGGCTAGGGGTCATCGTTGCGGCAATTTTATTATCACTGGTTATTGATTTTACATTAGGGCCATCAGGTTTATCTCTTGAGCGTTTATGGCAAACGTTGATGACCCCAGAGGTCGTTGATGCAGGAACACGCGTCATCGTATGGGATATTCGGTTGCCATACGCGTTGATGGCAGTGGTGATTGGCATGTCATTAGGGCTTGCTGGCGCTGAGATGCAGACTATCCTCAATAACCCGTTAGCGAGCCCATTTACGTTAGGGGTCTCTAATGCCGCGGCTTTTGGTGCCGCATTAGCGATTGTTTCTGGCATTGCAATTCCAGGTGTGCCTGACCAATGGGTGATATCAGCGAATGCCTTTATTTTTGCATTGTTAGCCGCTTTGATGTTAGACGCGGTTACCCGTTGGACGCGCGTAGCAACTTCAGGTGTTGTATTGTTTGGTATTGCTCTCGTGTTCACCTTTAATGCATTGGTTTCTATGATGCAATTCATCGCGACGGAAGATACCTTGCAAGGTTTAGTCTTTTGGACGATGGGGAGTTTATCAAAAGCAACTTGGGTTAAACTGGGTGTGATGGCGCTAGTGTTCGCACTTATTTTCCCGATTGCCATGATGAGCTCATGGAAACTGACGGCTTTAAGGTTGGGCGAGGACAGGGCAATCAGTTTTGGTATTGATGTGCGTCGTTTAAGGCTAACAACATTATTACGCATCAGTATTTTATCGGCGTTAGCGGTGGCATTTGTTGGCCCTATCGCTTTTATTGGTTTAGTCGCACCGCATATTGCAAGGTTGATTTTTGGTGAAGATCACCGCTTTTATCTGCCTGCAAGTGCATTAATTGGGGCGTTAATTTTATCCATGGCGTCAATTGCGTCGAAGAATATTATTCCGGGTGTGATTATTCCTGTTGGGATTGTGACATCGTTAGTGGGGGTACCGTTCTTTTTAAGCATTATTTTACGTCATAGAGGGAACGTATCATGA
- a CDS encoding ABC transporter substrate-binding protein, which translates to MSSVAKKSVARSVVKGISLALLASASMSAWAATVTDIAGRTVEVPDNVNRILLGEGRLFSAIALLEGDKPIDRIVGWQGDLRKLDPQTYAAYKAKFPEIDNIPLIGNTSADSVSSEKVLTLNPDIAIFGLSGHGPGKNSELVNQLEKAGVPVVFVDFRDKPLENTLPSMRLLGKALNREQAANKYVDFYEKNQKLVTDITSKIPDDKKPSVFIELRAGAFEDCCGTAGDGNMGNFIDLAGGKNIAKGVLPGALGTMNLEKIIAADPNIYIASGAKAPGSKDAGVQLGAQSSLADAKASLKKITERKGISALSAIKDKQDYAIWHNYYNSPYNVIATQVFAKWFYPEQFTDLEPQKTLEQLHREFLAIEPTGVYWVSEK; encoded by the coding sequence ATGTCGTCGGTAGCCAAGAAGTCTGTAGCTAGGTCGGTAGTAAAAGGGATAAGTTTAGCGTTATTAGCAAGTGCCAGTATGAGTGCTTGGGCTGCAACAGTCACTGATATTGCAGGCCGTACAGTTGAAGTTCCTGATAATGTTAATCGCATTTTATTAGGTGAGGGACGCCTATTTAGTGCAATAGCTCTGCTGGAAGGTGATAAACCTATTGACCGAATTGTAGGTTGGCAAGGTGATCTTCGAAAACTAGATCCACAAACCTACGCTGCCTATAAAGCTAAATTTCCTGAAATTGATAATATCCCACTGATTGGTAATACCAGTGCAGATAGCGTCAGTTCAGAAAAAGTATTAACCCTAAATCCAGATATCGCGATTTTTGGGTTATCAGGCCATGGGCCGGGTAAAAATAGTGAATTAGTTAACCAGCTTGAAAAAGCGGGAGTACCTGTTGTATTCGTGGATTTCCGTGATAAGCCACTGGAAAACACATTGCCAAGTATGCGTTTACTCGGCAAAGCGTTAAACCGTGAACAGGCAGCAAATAAGTATGTCGATTTTTATGAAAAAAACCAAAAATTAGTCACTGACATCACCTCTAAAATACCAGACGATAAAAAACCAAGTGTTTTTATTGAATTACGTGCAGGTGCCTTTGAAGATTGCTGTGGCACGGCTGGCGATGGAAATATGGGGAATTTTATTGACCTAGCAGGTGGTAAAAATATCGCAAAAGGCGTTTTACCGGGTGCACTTGGTACAATGAATTTAGAGAAAATCATCGCAGCAGACCCAAATATTTATATTGCATCAGGGGCAAAAGCACCGGGTAGTAAAGATGCAGGCGTTCAATTAGGTGCGCAAAGCTCATTAGCGGATGCGAAAGCAAGCCTGAAAAAAATAACTGAACGTAAAGGAATTAGCGCGTTATCAGCCATTAAAGATAAGCAAGATTATGCTATCTGGCACAATTACTATAACTCTCCGTACAATGTGATTGCGACGCAAGTTTTCGCTAAGTGGTTCTATCCAGAACAATTTACCGACCTTGAGCCGCAAAAAACGCTGGAGCAATTGCATAGAGAGTTTCTCGCCATCGAACCAACAGGTGTATATTGGGTCAGCGAAAAGTAA
- a CDS encoding ABC transporter ATP-binding protein, producing the protein MMSGLIINQFNAGYPKRPVIENLSTDILPRGKITVLLGPNGSGKSTLLRSLAGLNKATGQLLLDGQDLTQQSFAQRAQNVVYLPQTLPAGVHLYVLESVIVAQRASGGLSNENSKDEVMGLLRQLGIEHLALSYLDQLSGGQKQLVGLAQSLIRQPNLLLLDEPLSALDLNYQYHVMDLVAKETKRRNIITVVVVHDINIALKHAEHILMLKQGNLIAQGEPAEVITPESLAEVYGVRGRIERCSQGVPQVLIDGLVDKLAS; encoded by the coding sequence ATCATGAGCGGCCTGATTATTAATCAATTTAATGCAGGCTACCCAAAACGCCCCGTAATTGAGAATTTATCGACGGATATTTTGCCTCGAGGCAAGATCACGGTATTACTTGGGCCTAATGGCAGTGGTAAATCCACGTTGTTGCGTTCATTGGCGGGGTTAAACAAAGCCACAGGGCAGCTGCTACTGGATGGTCAGGACTTAACCCAACAGAGCTTTGCCCAGCGGGCACAAAATGTGGTGTATTTACCGCAAACGTTACCTGCTGGTGTGCACCTGTATGTTCTTGAGTCTGTTATTGTTGCTCAACGTGCGTCAGGCGGTTTGAGCAATGAAAATAGTAAAGACGAAGTGATGGGGCTATTACGCCAATTGGGTATTGAACATTTGGCGTTAAGTTATTTAGACCAACTTTCTGGTGGTCAAAAACAATTAGTCGGCTTGGCTCAATCTTTAATTCGTCAACCCAACTTATTGTTATTAGATGAGCCCTTAAGTGCGCTGGATTTAAATTACCAATATCATGTGATGGATTTAGTGGCGAAAGAAACCAAACGCCGAAATATAATCACGGTTGTGGTAGTTCATGATATTAATATTGCGCTTAAACATGCAGAGCATATATTAATGTTGAAGCAGGGTAATTTAATTGCACAAGGCGAACCTGCTGAGGTTATTACACCGGAAAGCCTTGCTGAAGTTTATGGTGTACGTGGTCGCATCGAACGTTGTTCGCAAGGTGTTCCACAAGTCCTGATTGATGGGCTGGTTGATAAACTGGCGAGTTAA